One part of the Vitis riparia cultivar Riparia Gloire de Montpellier isolate 1030 chromosome 15, EGFV_Vit.rip_1.0, whole genome shotgun sequence genome encodes these proteins:
- the LOC117932139 gene encoding NDR1/HIN1-like protein 1 translates to MSKESPSSPYRPKDPRRACCTFIFILLLLAGITALVVWLVYRPQEPQFTVMGVAIYDLNTTSPPLISTNMQFTIVTRNPNKRVSIYYDRLSAFVSYRNQAITPPAILPPLYHRKHSTVALSPVLGGEAVPVSLEVANGLVMDEAYGVMGLRLVLLGRLKWKAGAFWSMHYGVYVKCDVLVGLKKGVVGQVPMLGSPLCNVDI, encoded by the coding sequence ATGAGTAAAGAAAGCCCGTCTAGCCCCTACAGACCCAAGGACCCACGGCGAGCCTGTTGCACCTTCATCTTCATCCTCCTCCTTTTAGCAGGCATCACAGCTCTGGTGGTGTGGCTGGTGTATCGTCCCCAGGAACCACAGTTCACGGTGATGGGCGTCGCCATCTACGACCTCAACACCACATCCCCTCCACTCATCTCCACCAACATGCAGTTCACCATCGTCACGCGGAACCCCAACAAGCGAGTCTCCATATACTACGACAGGCTTTCGGCGTTCGTGTCGTACCGGAACCAGGCCATCACGCCGCCGGCCATACTGCCGCCTCTGTACCACCGGAAGCACAGCACGGTGGCGCTGTCGCCGGTGCTGGGTGGCGAGGCGGTGCCAGTGTCGTTGGAGGTGGCAAATGGGTTGGTGATGGATGAGGCGTATGGGGTGATGGGGTTGAGGTTGGTGCTGTTAGGGAGACTGAAGTGGAAGGCCGGAGCCTTCTGGAGCATGCATTATGGGGTCTATGTCAAATGTGATGTGTTGGTGGGTCTGAAGAAAGGAGTTGTGGGTCAAGTTCCTATGCTTGGATCTCCGCTGTGCAATGTTGATATATGA
- the LOC117932647 gene encoding metal tolerance protein 1 isoform X1, producing MTITSEMEAQNPQHSQIIEISGDVPAGGRSTGASKICGEAPCGFSDSGSSSKDAKERSASMRKLLIAVILCAIFMSVEVAGGIKANSLAILTDAAHLLSDVAAFAISLFSLWATGWEATPRQSYGFFRVEILGALVSIQMIWLLAGILVYEAIVRLIHDTGEVNGFLMFLVATFGLVVNIMMAFLLGHDHAHGGHGHDHGHSHNDHDHGHGHSHGMKITTHHHHHHEHHSKDDEHHHTHEDPSEPLLKNSSQEGNQPECKNEEKRGRNINVQGAYLHVLGDSIQSIGVMIGGAIIWIKPDWKIVDLICTLIFSVIVLGTTIKMLRSILEVLMESTPREIDATMLEKGLCEMDEVVAVHELHIWAITVGKVLLACHVKVRPEANTDMVLDNVINYIRREYNISHVTIQIERE from the exons ATGACCATAACCTCAGAG ATGGAAGCGCAAAATCCGCAACATTCACAGATTATAGAGATAAGTGGTGATGTTCCTGCTGGAGGAAGGAGCACGGGAGCAAGCAAAATTTGTGGGGAAGCGCCCTGTGGGTTCTCAGATTCTGGATCAAGCTCCAAGGATGCCAAAGAGCGATCAGCTTCCATGCGCAAGCTTTTAATTGCGGTTATACTATGTGCCATCTTCATGAGTGTTGAAGTTGCTGGTGGCATCAAGGCCAACAGTCTTGCAATATTAACTGATGCAGCACATTTGCTTTCAGATGTTGCAGCTTTTGCTATCTCCTTGTTTTCACTCTGGGCAACAGGATGGGAAGCCACTCCTCGTCAGTCTTATGGATTTTTTAGGGTGGAGATTCTTGGTGCCCTAGTTTCCATCCAGATGATATGGCTACTTGCAGGAATTTTGGTTTATGAAGCCATTGTTAGACTCATTCATGACACAGGTGAGGTCAATGGCTTTCTAATGTTTCTTGTTGCTACTTTTGGTCTGGTTGTGAATATCATGATGGCTTTCTTGTTGGGTCATGACCATGCTCATGGTGGGCATGGTCATGATCATGGCCATAGCCATAATGATCATGATCATGGTCATGGACACAGCCATGGAATGAAGATTACCAcacaccatcatcatcatcatgagCATCACTCAAAAGATGATGAGCACCATCATACTCATGAGGATCCTTCTGAGCCGCTGCTGAAGAATTCTTCGCAAGAAGGAAATCAACCAGAATGCAAGAATGAAGAGAAGAGGGGGAGGAACATCAATGTACAGGGAGCTTATCTCCATGTTCTTGGGGACTCCATTCAGAGCATCGGGGTAATGATTGGAGGGGCAATCATATGGATTAAACCTGATTGGAAGATAGTTGACTTAATCTGCACTCTTATCTTTTCTGTTATCGTTTTGGGAACAACAATCAAAATGCTGCGGAGCATACTCGAAGTCTTGATGGAGAGCACACCAAGAGAGATTGATGCAACAATGCTTGAGAAGGGGTTGTGTGAGATGGATGAAGTGGTGGCCGTTCATGAACTGCATATATGGGCCATCACGGTGGGAAAGGTCCTGTTGGCTTGCCATGTCAAAGTCAGGCCCGAAGCAAATACAGACATGGTGCTGGACAatgtaataaattatattagaaGGGAGTATAACATCAGTCATGTAACTATACAGATAGAGCGTGAATGA
- the LOC117932647 gene encoding metal tolerance protein 1 isoform X2 — MEAQNPQHSQIIEISGDVPAGGRSTGASKICGEAPCGFSDSGSSSKDAKERSASMRKLLIAVILCAIFMSVEVAGGIKANSLAILTDAAHLLSDVAAFAISLFSLWATGWEATPRQSYGFFRVEILGALVSIQMIWLLAGILVYEAIVRLIHDTGEVNGFLMFLVATFGLVVNIMMAFLLGHDHAHGGHGHDHGHSHNDHDHGHGHSHGMKITTHHHHHHEHHSKDDEHHHTHEDPSEPLLKNSSQEGNQPECKNEEKRGRNINVQGAYLHVLGDSIQSIGVMIGGAIIWIKPDWKIVDLICTLIFSVIVLGTTIKMLRSILEVLMESTPREIDATMLEKGLCEMDEVVAVHELHIWAITVGKVLLACHVKVRPEANTDMVLDNVINYIRREYNISHVTIQIERE; from the coding sequence ATGGAAGCGCAAAATCCGCAACATTCACAGATTATAGAGATAAGTGGTGATGTTCCTGCTGGAGGAAGGAGCACGGGAGCAAGCAAAATTTGTGGGGAAGCGCCCTGTGGGTTCTCAGATTCTGGATCAAGCTCCAAGGATGCCAAAGAGCGATCAGCTTCCATGCGCAAGCTTTTAATTGCGGTTATACTATGTGCCATCTTCATGAGTGTTGAAGTTGCTGGTGGCATCAAGGCCAACAGTCTTGCAATATTAACTGATGCAGCACATTTGCTTTCAGATGTTGCAGCTTTTGCTATCTCCTTGTTTTCACTCTGGGCAACAGGATGGGAAGCCACTCCTCGTCAGTCTTATGGATTTTTTAGGGTGGAGATTCTTGGTGCCCTAGTTTCCATCCAGATGATATGGCTACTTGCAGGAATTTTGGTTTATGAAGCCATTGTTAGACTCATTCATGACACAGGTGAGGTCAATGGCTTTCTAATGTTTCTTGTTGCTACTTTTGGTCTGGTTGTGAATATCATGATGGCTTTCTTGTTGGGTCATGACCATGCTCATGGTGGGCATGGTCATGATCATGGCCATAGCCATAATGATCATGATCATGGTCATGGACACAGCCATGGAATGAAGATTACCAcacaccatcatcatcatcatgagCATCACTCAAAAGATGATGAGCACCATCATACTCATGAGGATCCTTCTGAGCCGCTGCTGAAGAATTCTTCGCAAGAAGGAAATCAACCAGAATGCAAGAATGAAGAGAAGAGGGGGAGGAACATCAATGTACAGGGAGCTTATCTCCATGTTCTTGGGGACTCCATTCAGAGCATCGGGGTAATGATTGGAGGGGCAATCATATGGATTAAACCTGATTGGAAGATAGTTGACTTAATCTGCACTCTTATCTTTTCTGTTATCGTTTTGGGAACAACAATCAAAATGCTGCGGAGCATACTCGAAGTCTTGATGGAGAGCACACCAAGAGAGATTGATGCAACAATGCTTGAGAAGGGGTTGTGTGAGATGGATGAAGTGGTGGCCGTTCATGAACTGCATATATGGGCCATCACGGTGGGAAAGGTCCTGTTGGCTTGCCATGTCAAAGTCAGGCCCGAAGCAAATACAGACATGGTGCTGGACAatgtaataaattatattagaaGGGAGTATAACATCAGTCATGTAACTATACAGATAGAGCGTGAATGA
- the LOC117931597 gene encoding transcription factor bHLH67-like isoform X1 — MERLQGPMNPCFFGEHLDVEGLEHGSSLELGYGPLLSTESQRSEEEQALFSTPSLEDRMPFLQMLQSVESPPFSPFTEPNFQALLRLQHQKKPWGMTHLTELDSRIQARELESCITHDILEMHSPVKSETKEPQHHQHSTPCLEGTSSECNQDQPNSAENGCLDTNSGSSPAWVQPQTRQKQAHLSKSPPITRERRKRKRTRPTKNKEEVESQRMTHIAVERNRRRQMNDHLNALRSLMPTSYIQRGDQASIIGGAIDFVKELEQLLESLQAQKRMRRSEEGGDASTNSSSSSPKIASKGLCTQHRFAPDESNSAEGGRSEEFTFTADNKSAAADIEVTVIQTHVNLKIQCPRRPGQLLKAIVALEDLSLTVLHLNITSLQSTVLYSFNLKIEDDCKLGSADEVAAAVHQVFSFINGSS, encoded by the exons ATGGAGAGGCTTCAAGGACCCATGAATCCCTGT TTCTTTGGGGAGCATTTGGATGTGGAGGGTTTGGAACACGGAAGTAGTTTGGAGTTGGGTTACGGGCCATTGCTCAGCACAGAGAGCCAGAGATCTGAGGAAGAACAAGCACTTTTTTCAACTCCTAGTTTAGAGGACAGAATGCCGTTTCTTCAGATGTTACAAAGCGTGGAATCTCCACCATTTTCACCCTTTACAGAACCAAACTTTCAGGCACTTTTGAGATTACAGCACCAAAAGAAGCCTTGGGGGATGACCCACTTGACTGAGTTGGACTCTCGGATTCAGGCACGGGAGCTTGAAAGCTGCATCACCCACGACATATTGGAGATGCATTCTCCAGTCAAATCCGAGACCAAGGAGCCTCAACATCACCAGCATTCAACTCCATGTCTCGAGGGTACAAGCTCCGAGTGCAACCAGGACCAACCCAACTCAGCAGAGAATGGTTGCTTAGACACAAATTCAGGCTCTTCCCCGGCGTGGGTTCAGCCACAAACCAGGCAAAAACAGGCCCACTTGTCCAAATCCCCACCCATCACCCGGGAAAGAAGAAAGCGAAAGAGAACGCGGCCGACGAAGAACAAGGAAGAGGTGGAGAGCCAGCGTATGACCCACATTGCCGTCGAACGCAACCGGAGACGCCAAATGAACGACCATCTCAACGCCCTCCGCTCCCTCATGCCGACCTCCTACATTCAAAGG GGTGACCAAGCGTCCATTATTGGGGGTGCAATCGACTTTGTGAAAGAGCTTGAACAACTGCTTGAATCCCTACAAGCCCAAAAAAGAATGAGGAGAAGTGAAGAAGGCGGTGACGCCTCCACAAACTCCTCCTCATCCTCCCCAAAAATTGCGTCCAAAGGGTTATGCACCCAACACAGATTTGCTCCAGACGAAAGCAATTCTGCCGAGGGAGGAAGGAGCGAAGAATTCACATTCACAGCGGACAACAAGTCTGCAGCGGCGGACATAGAAGTCACCGTCATTCAAACGCAtgtgaatttgaaaattcagtGCCCAAGAAGGCCCGGCCAGTTGCTTAAGGCCATTGTAGCCCTTGAAGATCTCAGTCTAACAGTGTTGCACCTCAACATCACCTCATTACAAAGCACAGTCCTTTACTCCTTCAATCTCAAG ATAGAAGACGACTGCAAGCTAGGTTCAGCAGATGAGGTAGCAGCAGCAGTCCATCAAGTATTCAGCTTCATCAATGGCAGCAGCTGA
- the LOC117931597 gene encoding transcription factor bHLH70-like isoform X2: MPFLQMLQSVESPPFSPFTEPNFQALLRLQHQKKPWGMTHLTELDSRIQARELESCITHDILEMHSPVKSETKEPQHHQHSTPCLEGTSSECNQDQPNSAENGCLDTNSGSSPAWVQPQTRQKQAHLSKSPPITRERRKRKRTRPTKNKEEVESQRMTHIAVERNRRRQMNDHLNALRSLMPTSYIQRGDQASIIGGAIDFVKELEQLLESLQAQKRMRRSEEGGDASTNSSSSSPKIASKGLCTQHRFAPDESNSAEGGRSEEFTFTADNKSAAADIEVTVIQTHVNLKIQCPRRPGQLLKAIVALEDLSLTVLHLNITSLQSTVLYSFNLKIEDDCKLGSADEVAAAVHQVFSFINGSS, encoded by the exons ATGCCGTTTCTTCAGATGTTACAAAGCGTGGAATCTCCACCATTTTCACCCTTTACAGAACCAAACTTTCAGGCACTTTTGAGATTACAGCACCAAAAGAAGCCTTGGGGGATGACCCACTTGACTGAGTTGGACTCTCGGATTCAGGCACGGGAGCTTGAAAGCTGCATCACCCACGACATATTGGAGATGCATTCTCCAGTCAAATCCGAGACCAAGGAGCCTCAACATCACCAGCATTCAACTCCATGTCTCGAGGGTACAAGCTCCGAGTGCAACCAGGACCAACCCAACTCAGCAGAGAATGGTTGCTTAGACACAAATTCAGGCTCTTCCCCGGCGTGGGTTCAGCCACAAACCAGGCAAAAACAGGCCCACTTGTCCAAATCCCCACCCATCACCCGGGAAAGAAGAAAGCGAAAGAGAACGCGGCCGACGAAGAACAAGGAAGAGGTGGAGAGCCAGCGTATGACCCACATTGCCGTCGAACGCAACCGGAGACGCCAAATGAACGACCATCTCAACGCCCTCCGCTCCCTCATGCCGACCTCCTACATTCAAAGG GGTGACCAAGCGTCCATTATTGGGGGTGCAATCGACTTTGTGAAAGAGCTTGAACAACTGCTTGAATCCCTACAAGCCCAAAAAAGAATGAGGAGAAGTGAAGAAGGCGGTGACGCCTCCACAAACTCCTCCTCATCCTCCCCAAAAATTGCGTCCAAAGGGTTATGCACCCAACACAGATTTGCTCCAGACGAAAGCAATTCTGCCGAGGGAGGAAGGAGCGAAGAATTCACATTCACAGCGGACAACAAGTCTGCAGCGGCGGACATAGAAGTCACCGTCATTCAAACGCAtgtgaatttgaaaattcagtGCCCAAGAAGGCCCGGCCAGTTGCTTAAGGCCATTGTAGCCCTTGAAGATCTCAGTCTAACAGTGTTGCACCTCAACATCACCTCATTACAAAGCACAGTCCTTTACTCCTTCAATCTCAAG ATAGAAGACGACTGCAAGCTAGGTTCAGCAGATGAGGTAGCAGCAGCAGTCCATCAAGTATTCAGCTTCATCAATGGCAGCAGCTGA